ttggtaaattgctggggtaatttttggtaaaatggaaaattggtaaattagtgggtaatgtctggtaaattactgaggtaaatgttagtaaattaaacacaacctgacaaatttaatataatcttacgtagggtgtaataatcttgtaattataaacacctaaaaaaaaaaaaaaaaaaaaaattgctggggtaatttttggtaaatttgtaaattttggtaaagtggtaaattttggtaaattgataaatttgggtaaattcgtaaattttggtaaattcgtaaattttggtaaatcggtaaattttggtaaagcggtaaattttggtaaattggtaaattttagtaaattggtaaattttggtaaattggtaaattttggtaaattggtaaattttagtaaattggtaaattttggtaaattggtaaattttggtaaaatggtaaattttggtaaattgataaattttgataaattcgtaaattttagtaaattggtaaattttggtaaatcagtaaattttggtaaatcggtaaatttaggaaaattggtaaatttaggtaaattgctaaattttggtaaataggtaaattttggtaaataggtaaattttggtaaataggtaaattttggtaaattggtaaattttggtaaattggtaaattttggtaaatcggtaaatttcggtaaattggtaaattttggtaaaatggtaaattggtaaattttggtaaataggtaaatttcagtaaataggtaaatttcggtaaataggtaaattggtaaattggtaaattttggtaaattggtaaattttggtaaatagctaaattttggtaaattggtaaatttcggtaataattttgttttttgtcaacaattttcctgatatattattccacttgtaatatgacggttacgtcttcataagtacgctaatttttatttgaaaatcaatttcataaaagtgtaatatgatggctacttatgattgactattttattttgtcgatgttttcgacttttcgtattcattaaatcggtaaatttgggtacttccgcgcattttgataaattggtaaatttttaagtaatgtctggtaaattactgagataaatgttggtaaattactggggtatatttagagcaaagtcggttgatcttgcgaactgcgcaagatgtttttttagaataatttcatcggataaaataaaaaaggttcATAGCTAAAAATAAACCATACTTATCTAATTAGACTTATACATAGGTATTCGTACCAAATTCTACATAATATTAAGATACCAATTTAACAAACTTTACGACCTCATATTTGATAAatcttaaaagttgaaagtaaaatttgaaagcaaaaaaaaaacaacatctttTCCTACGTGTCTTTCTTTAGCTTATATTTTTCGAATATCTTTGCGATAATGGATTGTATAGGTAACACAGTATAGTATATTTTAGAGGAAGGAGAAAGAAACTGTGTGGGGCATATTATGGCGAAATCTTGTACGAGATACACCTACTCGCACACCAAATACAATATAAGGCTTGTATAAATAGAGGCAAAGTATAGCCTTTTCGTATAGGATACGACGGGCGTATATGTAAAATTTACAGATTAATAAACCGACGCGTACACAAATTTTGCACTTTATACGTTTAAAGTCAGCTATTTGAAAATCCATTAATAATAGAAAAGCTTTTTTCGCGCGCGTATGAGACCCTTATAAAGAGTGGTAGGGGATGATGGCGCATAGCGGAGCCAATTCACGCTCTTTATAGATACCTTTAAAGCCTAAATGCTGCGAATAATGCAGAAAAGCCTAtattgatattgaatttttttagtctcTATTTCTCTCCTCCCTTTTTGATACATTTACTATAACACGTCGTCATAAGAATGTCTATACCTATGGTTAGGTTACACACTCTTAGTTATGCGGATGATGATGAGAGTTGATTCtggagaaagaagaaaaaaaaaaaaaaaaaaaaggtcgtctTTAAATATTTCCGATAAATATAATTAAAACGTGccaaattgaatttcttttcatGCTTGGTATCCGGCTTGAAAGTTCATTTCACTTAATAAATCTTTACTCTTCGGGGGCTTTAATGTATCAAACCAGGTAGGAGGTGGTATAACAAATTGGCCACGTCGCTAGAATTTCAAATACGTCATTTACGATGAACTCGTAAAGCTTTTATTGTTATTGTACGGGCTGAAAAGAATTCCAGCGAATCGGAAATTTAACAGTCGTCCGGAATGTTTTTCATACACTTGGcgtggaaatattttcattttctaaatcccggttgaataaattttacacgttgaattacaaattttgtgcATTTTACGGGGCTCGCGCTCATTCGCAAGTTCtatggtctgtttgcttttcactCATTGGAAACTcacttgatgttttttttttttttatgtagcaGATGACAGAAGATGCATAATTAAAAGCTATTGATTATGGAGGCAAGTTTATTAGAATTATGCAATCAGATATTTCACCTGGAATCCTCCATATCGCAATGAATAATCTCAGTTTTTTTGTTAAGTAAGTCCACTATTTCTTCGTGTTCATTAGCTTGGGCAATGTCTAAAAGTGTATGATTGTCAGAATTTTTGGCATGTAAAATGGCGTTCACTGAATCCGAATCATTTCTTTCCAACAAAGAATGCACTGGAGATTTGCTGCCTTCTCCAACAGCctgaaataatttatgaatgCATTGAAGTAGATCTGCTACACCTTCAGACTTTGTCAATTCTACAGGTgccttgttttgaaaattttttacatcataaCATGCTCCATTTTGTAAAAGCAATTGGGctgtttttaaatgatttcgCATGGTTGAAAAATGAAGCGGTGTATTCCCTTCACAAATATTCTTAGAAATAGTAACTACATTGATCTTGCCACCTGCATCtattaaaagttgaactatttcaTTATGGCCATTGAAGGCTGCCAAGTGTAATGGGGTCCAACTGTAGTAATCCATAGGCCAATCCTCACACAATCGCATTTCTTCTGAATCTTTGGATGATAGCTTTTCAGGTATACCAGTTTCATTTAATCTGAGATTGGGATTTGCTCCATTAGATAAAAGGAGTTCAGCAGTTTCTACATCATTTTTACAAGCAACATAGTGTAAAGGTGAGCCAAATTTATCATCTTGACcattaataattgattttttataagtTAAATCTGCTTccattattgtttttatttcttcatgATTCTTAGTTATTATAGCATTGGTAAGATTATTGTATGATACATCAAAATCTTTTAAGAGTTCATAAAAgcattttgattcattttcaaggtTTGACATGTTTGTTGGCATCTCTTCTCGTGGTCCAGATTTTGTCAAATGGATCAATAAACTAGTCAGTGCATTACACACCACATAAATGTCACTATGTTCATTTATTTCTGAAGTAATGTTCTGTAGTGCATCATCATTTGTGGTTCCAATTTCTGTTTCACACATTGAGAGTATGTCATCAGCTGTGAgtgaaaatgtctcatttgttGATCTCCTTCTTTCTTCTATTctatttcgtaattttatgTGTAATACTgctgtttttgatattttattgaaTGCATCGTCGATACTGAAACCAAACTGATTTGAAACAGTCACTAATTCCTTTAGTAATTGTTTTTTAGGAGGGTCAAGTTTAAGTAGTGaacgtaagttttttttttttgttgcgccACGTAAGGGTTGGGATCAGCATCGGGATCAGAGTTGAAATAATTGGGAATAATATCTCTGTATTCATTTATTAAAGACATCAGTTCTACCAGGGTAATTTCAGACACGTTATTCCAGGCCATAGAGTTGAACCTGAATTTGGGTTTGGGGGGAGCTATTTTTATCCAAGTTTTCATTGGGAATACTTGAGATAGCTCATGTTTGAAGCCAGGTATAAAACAACATTCAAAATGGCCAAACTCAACTTTAAAACCTATCAAATCATCACATTTTCTGTAATTAATGATGAttagtttgaatattttgtttataGAGCTGCGCTCGTCACATTTCTCCTTAACAAGCAAATCAATCATCCTGTTTAGTATCTTGTAGGTGAGGTATATTTGTTTGCTGTACTGTAATGTTGTTGACTTACATTTTCTatcatataaaaaattattgagatcACAATCGCGTTTCCAATCAAAAAAAGGGAGTTTgtacttttctttttcaggaataataatatcaatatttttacaactaTAACTTGCTCCgcaaaaaagcaatactttaatcatttttaaacagtttttgatATGTTTAGAAGTATTGATAGGGAATGTGATGCATTCATACAAAATTATATTCACAGCATCAGAAAAATTGATCCCTTTTTTCATTGCATGCTTGATTACTTCTCCATCATGTTCTGGCAAATGCAAGCTCAACTGAGCAATAATACTGTtccatttatgaaaatttataaattcatcAATAACATCAGCATCTGTTTtgtcaatcaaaaattttatcttaTCTGAAGTAGAAAACTTGAAGGCTTCAAATAATAACAGCTTCTGTTCATTATTCATGATGTAAGGTTTGCCAACTTGAAATATGCTAGTCTTTGATAAGTATTCCAGACATTTAATACTACATTTTTCCAGAATAAAGTAAGTGAAATGTTCTATCGTATCATTAATTGTACTATTATCATAAATCTCGGTAAAAAGATGTTCAAGTGGTCATTTTCAATGGCTATCATCAGGAAACTTTTTTCCCAGCCATCCTTCTCCAGATAACCCTTTAAGAGCTTCTGGTCAGCTTCCCTTACACTCACTAAGAGCTCCTTgtcaattttcttctttttaatcaGTGCGTTTGCTAGTTCTTCATACCCAGCTTTTGCACATATTCTAAGAAATCCATTGTGATAAACATCCCTCAAACTCTCAGTGATACTATTGATTTTGACTAGATTATTCTTCAACATACATTCTATTATTCCTAGTAATAATGAGAATGAATCAAGTCCAGAATTACCACTCATTAGAGATAATGAAAATGAGTCTAAATCATTGTATGGGAATACTGATCCAGAAGGAAACATTACTTGCCATAATGAAAGTAAGCTGGGTCCAGAACCAAACACTTCAACTTGTGGTTTTTGGAGAAGCACTTTCATCAGAGTTTCAagtttttccttatttttatcTTCATCACTTTCTAAATCCTGCTGtgcttttgattttaaaaatgcgcaaatttgttttttattttgctttgCAAGTTTTTGGTATATAACGCTATCAATAAATTCTTCTATGTTTATAGAATTTGCCGTTTTGAAATATTCCCATATGTAATCAGCTGTAAAATATTCAGCAAATGTAAGATGAATGAAATGTTCAATCACAAATatacaacttttgatttttccttcATCTAAATTGTTCTTTTCTTCTCtagcaatttctggtaaaaatttcTTCAGCCCATCTCCTAATGTTGTCCAAACAGCCAACTTTGTATGCAAATCTAAAAACTCTTGATATCGTTTTTCATTAGTTTTCCTATAACCTACTTTGGCCTTATCCCTATCATGATCAGGATTTTCTTTTCTCTGCTCTtcatcatactttttttttataaagtccTTATATAGTGAGTTTAAATTCAACATCTTCTGGAGTGCTTTTTTGTCTTCTTCAGTGAGGTCCTGATTTTCTGATTTATGAAATTGttcgaataaatcaaaaacaatttctgCAATCATGTACATTTGCAATGGAAAGCCGCCAAATTTTCCCTGAAAATCATTTGTACAGTTGGAAAACATTCTGAGTAGTTCATTAATGTATACTTTGGATCGTTGTTCAATTAGTTCAACTGGTTTCAATTCCTTCTTCCAACAATTCACCAAGAAAGTTCTCTGGTCAGTGTCAGTAAATGGGTCCAAGTGGTATTGAAATGTACCAAACTGATTTTCTGCTTTTGTTACAGCATCGAGAGGGCGAGTAGTCatccatatttttttaatgggacAATTCAAAACATCAATCAATGTGATCACTTGATCTTCATAAAATGGACTGATTTCATCAAATCCATCCAGTAACAGAGCTATGTTGCCCTGATTTAGAAAGTGagtaaataattcaatttcaaatcggCATAGTGAAGACAATTTTATCAGTTTCAAATTATCACATTTTAAATTTACTTTTCCGGTATTTTTAACATGCAAAAAGTCAAATTCCTCAATTTCATTTTGGCATGAAAATTCTGTAATTTTGTAAAGAAATTTTATAGCTTCTTCTACATCAGGTTTGCTTTTCCACATACGTAACTCTGTCGAATAATCTACCAGATTACACCTCACAATCCACGAACGACTTAAGACAAATGGTGTATTTATTGCTAAATGTGATAAGATGACTGATTTCCCCATACCAGGTTCAGCAACAATAAAAACCACTTCATCAGGTACATCCATAATGTTATTTATTTCTGGTTTCCTGATTTGTTCCATGTATATGAAATCTCGTAATTTTGATACGTTTCCTTTGGACTGTTGCCATGCATAAACGTTTTCATACTTGCCCTTCAATAAGGGAATGTAATTGCCTGCATATAATCCGGACTGTTCCCATACTAAAGTACTTGTATTTATATCCTGCTTGAGCCAGTGAATGTTCTTATTTGGATACTTAGCACAACACTGGTTGAACTTTTCATCTGTGTCAGAAATTACTATTATATCTTCTTGCATTGGCTGAGGATTTGATTCAATACTGTTCTGCTCCTGGGAAATTACACAGAATTCAGAGGTTtcgtgctcaattttttcatcaatgtatTCATGTCGGGAAAAAGTTCGACTGATGAAGCATTCTTCAGCAATATTATACTTGGAATCTTTTGGAGCTTTACCTATCTTAATATTTTCCTTACCTTCAATCAAGTTGAATAACAGATCTCCTTCAAGTGGTTTCTGTAATGGAAATTCTGGTTTTACACTTGCTGACAATGTACTTAAACTTACACAATTTTCTCcttcttgaaattcaaaaatatctctCATCCAAAGTTTCTCTTGTGAGCTCTGTTTCAGATCAGTCAAG
This region of Planococcus citri chromosome 5, ihPlaCitr1.1, whole genome shotgun sequence genomic DNA includes:
- the LOC135848328 gene encoding ankyrin-1-like, whose translation is MEADLTYKKSIINGQDDKFGSPLHYVACKNDVETAELLLSNGANPNLRLNETGIPEKLSSKDSEEMRLCEDWPMDYYSWTPLHLAAFNGHNEIVQLLIDAGGKINVVTISKNICEGNTPLHFSTMRNHLKTAQLLLQNGACYDVKNFQNKAPVELTKSEGVADLLQCIHKLFQAVGEGSKSPVHSLLERNDSDSVNAILHAKNSDNHTLLDIAQANEHEEIVDLLNKKTEIIHCDMEDSR